In one window of Pseudoalteromonas sp. N1230-9 DNA:
- a CDS encoding lytic polysaccharide monooxygenase, with product MKIIKSKALSLSAVASTMLLGFASSHVNAHGFLESPKARQAICNADGGYWWPDDGSGIPNLACRAAFVESGHVQFVQDIEFSANTADYTNIAAVKQSVPDGALCAAGDSAKRGMDLPSPHWQRSDVIPNANGDILVRFLASTPHNPSFWEFYLTKPGFDGATQVLTWNDLELVAEYGNLDFVIDANNDRYYEMSVSIPAGRSGDAILYTRWQREDAGGEGFYNCSDITIVTDAGPTDSTNWSALSYFVRQGQDAVVGGNVSARLFDEAGQELVTQQMQITSENQANWQQTFAELLNLNYSHLLQVGVQGSDGSIAFNANDVLTNQVFATNANYSFALSVQAAPENTAPIVHQPDDLQVNENSSTKVHLHAFDDQQSALTYSWNIPAPLSFTGTGADITIVAPEVNSDTSYTVTASVSDGELTTQTRFVVNVLDTNTTPTEPSVPTWDSTRQYNTGDQVSFGGGIYSAKWWNQGAQPDSSDAWQLEAGTASEQWTSGKAYQGSAEVTYQGKRYRAQWWTQGDVPSESQVWTEI from the coding sequence AGCACCATGTTGCTTGGCTTTGCATCAAGCCATGTTAATGCCCACGGATTTTTAGAAAGTCCTAAAGCACGTCAGGCGATTTGTAATGCTGATGGTGGTTATTGGTGGCCTGATGATGGCAGTGGTATTCCAAATCTAGCTTGTCGAGCAGCATTTGTTGAATCAGGACATGTACAGTTTGTACAAGATATTGAGTTTTCGGCTAATACGGCTGATTACACTAACATTGCCGCAGTAAAACAAAGTGTACCCGATGGGGCATTGTGTGCCGCAGGAGATAGTGCAAAACGAGGTATGGATTTGCCTTCGCCGCATTGGCAACGCAGTGATGTTATTCCAAATGCGAATGGCGATATTTTAGTTCGCTTTTTAGCAAGCACGCCACATAACCCTAGCTTCTGGGAATTTTACCTAACAAAGCCAGGCTTCGATGGGGCAACGCAAGTTTTAACTTGGAATGACTTAGAGTTAGTTGCTGAATACGGCAACCTCGATTTTGTTATTGATGCAAACAATGATCGTTATTACGAAATGAGTGTCTCAATTCCTGCTGGTCGCAGCGGTGATGCAATCTTGTATACGCGTTGGCAGCGTGAGGATGCCGGTGGTGAAGGTTTTTATAACTGTAGCGATATTACTATTGTAACCGACGCTGGACCAACAGATTCAACAAACTGGTCTGCACTCAGTTACTTTGTTCGCCAAGGGCAAGACGCTGTTGTCGGTGGCAATGTTTCTGCACGTTTGTTTGACGAAGCAGGGCAAGAGTTAGTGACTCAACAAATGCAAATAACCAGCGAAAATCAAGCGAATTGGCAGCAAACCTTTGCTGAGTTACTCAATCTTAATTACAGTCACCTGTTGCAAGTTGGTGTTCAAGGTAGTGATGGCAGTATTGCCTTTAATGCCAACGATGTACTAACAAATCAAGTGTTTGCAACCAATGCAAACTACAGCTTTGCATTAAGTGTACAAGCTGCACCTGAAAACACAGCCCCCATTGTTCATCAACCCGATGATTTACAAGTTAATGAAAATAGCAGTACGAAAGTGCATTTGCATGCCTTTGATGATCAACAAAGCGCATTAACTTATAGCTGGAATATACCTGCACCACTGAGTTTTACAGGCACTGGAGCTGATATCACCATCGTCGCGCCAGAGGTTAATAGCGATACTAGCTACACAGTGACAGCGTCGGTATCAGACGGTGAATTAACCACTCAAACACGTTTTGTTGTGAATGTGCTAGACACCAACACAACACCTACCGAACCAAGCGTACCTACGTGGGATAGCACGCGCCAATATAACACCGGCGATCAAGTCAGTTTTGGCGGTGGAATTTACAGTGCCAAGTGGTGGAATCAAGGTGCACAGCCTGACAGCAGTGATGCATGGCAGCTTGAAGCGGGTACAGCATCTGAACAATGGACGAGTGGCAAAGCCTATCAGGGCAGTGCCGAAGTAACCTATCAAGGAAAGCGCTATCGCGCACAATGGTGGACTCAAGGTGATGTACCGAGTGAAAGCCAAGTATGGACAGAAATCTAA
- a CDS encoding glycosyl hydrolase family 18 protein yields MNIKQLSAAIGVALFASAASAVPSTPVLNWEPQEYSFVEVNLEGTGSYKSLVNRVEQVTINVQWNAWSGDGGDSYKVYFDNMLVNEGTLAAGTKSGVISFPYNKAGRHTMYVELCEGGTTCARSEGKPIVIADTDGAHLAPLPMDYDPNNKNIGTKQGLVTGAYFVEWGIYGRDFDVTNIPAQNLTHILYGFIPICGPNDSLTGGPKNALNTACAGSQDFEVVIHDPWAAVQKALPGVDANDPIRGTYSQLMALKQRYPDLKILPSVGGWTLSDPFAYFTNKANRDTFVASMKEFLKTWKFYDGVDIDWEFPGGDGANPNLGDPVADGPAYVALMQELRIMLDELEAETGRQYELTSAIGAGYDKIEDVDYQAASQYMDYIFAMTYDFYGAWSGVTGHQTALYCGTHFRPGQCDGTGVDAGGVPYKGPAYTTDNAIQLLLAQNVPSKKIVVGTAMYGRGWEGVYPAGTTIDGNPMTATGSGPLKGSNAQGVWEDGVIDYKGIKAHMIGASGTGINGFEVGYDEQAKGAYVWNRSTGKLITYDSPASVIAKGNYVNQHNLGGLFAWEIDADNGDILNAMHEGLGGTVTEPTNNAPVVSVSGSVTVNAGETVSVSASATDADNDPLSFSWTADNALTVSGSNSNTLAITAPSVTVDTRYIATVTVSDGKASVSRNVTVNVVAPGTGGNSAPVVSAITDKTVAEEASVAVSVSATDADNDALTYNWTVPAGLTLVGSGANVSLQAASVTADTTYPVSVEVSDGQAVTSVSFNVTVTDSGTTNPPGNTTWDEAAIYVGGDTVMYNGVLYTAKWWTQGDRPDLGGVWEASSQPTDANGGVIWQAAGTYNSGDQVTHQGTQYEAKWWTQGDEPGSADVWKAL; encoded by the coding sequence ATGAATATAAAACAACTAAGCGCAGCCATTGGTGTTGCATTATTCGCAAGTGCAGCAAGTGCTGTTCCTTCAACCCCTGTTCTTAATTGGGAGCCACAAGAATACTCATTTGTTGAGGTGAATTTAGAAGGGACAGGATCATATAAAAGCCTTGTGAATCGTGTTGAACAAGTGACCATTAATGTACAGTGGAATGCATGGAGTGGTGATGGTGGCGACAGTTATAAAGTGTATTTTGACAATATGCTGGTAAACGAAGGCACGCTTGCAGCGGGTACTAAAAGTGGTGTAATTAGTTTCCCTTATAATAAAGCCGGTCGTCATACTATGTATGTCGAGCTTTGTGAAGGCGGCACGACTTGTGCGCGCAGTGAAGGCAAACCAATTGTTATTGCTGATACCGACGGCGCACATTTAGCTCCATTGCCTATGGATTATGATCCAAACAATAAAAATATTGGTACAAAGCAAGGATTAGTCACTGGTGCTTACTTTGTTGAATGGGGCATTTACGGTCGTGATTTCGATGTAACGAATATTCCTGCCCAAAACTTAACGCACATTTTATATGGCTTTATTCCAATTTGTGGTCCGAATGACTCACTGACCGGTGGACCTAAAAATGCGTTAAATACCGCTTGTGCTGGTTCGCAGGATTTTGAAGTGGTTATTCATGATCCATGGGCTGCTGTTCAAAAAGCACTTCCGGGTGTTGATGCTAATGATCCAATCCGTGGTACATATTCACAGTTAATGGCGCTAAAACAGCGTTATCCTGATTTAAAAATCTTACCATCAGTGGGTGGTTGGACGTTATCAGACCCATTCGCGTATTTCACTAACAAGGCAAATCGTGACACCTTCGTCGCCTCGATGAAAGAGTTCTTAAAAACGTGGAAATTCTACGATGGTGTTGATATTGACTGGGAATTCCCAGGTGGTGACGGCGCAAACCCTAATTTAGGTGATCCTGTCGCTGATGGTCCTGCATATGTTGCATTGATGCAAGAGCTTCGCATCATGCTTGATGAGCTAGAAGCTGAAACTGGCCGTCAATATGAGCTTACTTCTGCAATTGGTGCTGGCTACGATAAAATTGAAGATGTTGATTATCAAGCCGCGAGCCAGTACATGGATTATATCTTTGCCATGACGTATGACTTCTATGGTGCGTGGAGTGGTGTAACAGGTCACCAAACAGCACTTTATTGTGGTACGCATTTCCGCCCAGGCCAATGTGATGGTACGGGTGTAGATGCTGGTGGTGTTCCTTATAAAGGCCCTGCTTACACAACCGATAACGCAATTCAATTACTGCTTGCGCAAAATGTTCCATCGAAGAAAATTGTTGTTGGTACAGCAATGTATGGCCGTGGTTGGGAAGGTGTTTACCCTGCGGGCACAACCATTGATGGTAATCCAATGACTGCAACAGGATCGGGTCCATTAAAAGGCAGTAACGCACAAGGTGTGTGGGAAGATGGTGTAATCGATTATAAAGGCATTAAAGCACACATGATTGGTGCATCGGGTACGGGTATAAACGGCTTTGAAGTTGGTTATGATGAACAAGCAAAAGGCGCGTATGTTTGGAATCGTTCTACCGGTAAACTCATCACATATGATAGCCCTGCATCAGTTATCGCAAAAGGTAACTATGTTAACCAACATAACCTAGGTGGTTTATTTGCATGGGAAATTGATGCGGATAACGGTGATATCCTAAATGCAATGCATGAAGGTTTAGGTGGTACCGTGACTGAGCCGACTAACAATGCACCTGTTGTCTCTGTGTCAGGTTCAGTTACAGTGAATGCGGGTGAAACTGTCTCAGTCAGTGCATCAGCAACAGATGCTGATAACGACCCTCTAAGCTTTAGCTGGACTGCTGATAATGCACTTACAGTTTCGGGATCAAACTCAAATACGCTTGCGATTACAGCACCATCGGTCACTGTTGATACGCGATATATTGCAACAGTGACAGTATCTGATGGCAAAGCAAGTGTAAGCCGTAACGTGACAGTCAATGTCGTTGCGCCTGGTACAGGTGGAAACTCAGCGCCTGTTGTTTCAGCTATTACTGACAAAACAGTTGCAGAAGAGGCAAGCGTAGCCGTCTCAGTTTCTGCAACAGATGCAGATAACGATGCCCTTACTTATAATTGGACTGTACCTGCAGGCCTGACGTTAGTAGGTTCTGGTGCAAATGTGAGTTTGCAGGCAGCTAGTGTTACTGCTGATACAACCTACCCTGTATCGGTTGAGGTAAGCGATGGTCAAGCAGTTACATCAGTCAGCTTCAACGTGACAGTGACAGACTCAGGTACGACTAATCCTCCTGGTAATACAACATGGGATGAAGCTGCCATTTATGTGGGTGGTGATACTGTGATGTATAACGGTGTTTTATATACTGCTAAATGGTGGACACAAGGTGATCGTCCAGATCTAGGTGGCGTATGGGAAGCAAGTTCACAGCCTACAGATGCAAATGGTGGTGTAATTTGGCAAGCAGCAGGCACTTATAACAGCGGCGACCAAGTGACTCACCAAGGTACTCAATACGAAGCGAAGTGGTGGACTCAAGGAGACGAGCCAGGCAGTGCTGATGTATGGAAAGCACTTTAA
- a CDS encoding substrate-binding periplasmic protein, translating to MKLKVCILLCSILLFTKALGCERTLKVGISQQWAPYVLIRDKTFSGIDIQITEFVLSKSGFCTQFVLLPSSKRGFAELRSGKVDLLPAASFSEERAQFSYFSEPYRREVMRLFWYPKKEYAALSLKGLLLKGQVILINSGSYYGEEFTTLSRIKMFKNQIMAVPKLQQRLGMLLAKRVDFFIDDELAGLYLIESLNLKGIELHDYIINDNWVSFMLSKTTLTESERTRINNTIIAHQQTITGLIAEHIKSFSQDE from the coding sequence ATGAAGTTAAAAGTGTGTATTCTGCTTTGTTCGATTTTGCTTTTTACAAAAGCGCTTGGTTGTGAACGCACGTTAAAGGTTGGAATATCTCAGCAATGGGCACCTTATGTGCTTATTCGTGATAAAACGTTTTCTGGTATTGATATCCAGATCACTGAGTTTGTATTAAGTAAATCTGGGTTTTGCACACAATTTGTTTTACTCCCGTCTTCAAAGCGTGGCTTTGCTGAGCTGCGCTCAGGTAAAGTCGACTTACTTCCCGCTGCAAGTTTTAGTGAGGAGCGTGCTCAATTTAGCTACTTTTCAGAGCCTTATAGAAGAGAGGTGATGCGATTATTTTGGTATCCAAAAAAAGAGTATGCGGCACTTAGCCTAAAAGGATTATTACTCAAAGGTCAGGTTATTTTAATTAATAGTGGTAGCTACTACGGTGAAGAGTTTACAACGCTTAGCCGAATCAAAATGTTTAAAAATCAAATTATGGCGGTACCTAAATTGCAACAACGTTTAGGTATGTTATTAGCAAAAAGAGTCGACTTTTTTATAGATGACGAGCTTGCAGGTCTTTACCTTATAGAGTCCCTTAACTTAAAGGGAATTGAGCTTCATGATTATATTATTAACGATAATTGGGTGTCGTTTATGCTCAGCAAAACAACCTTAACAGAGTCTGAGCGTACTAGAATAAACAACACCATCATTGCACACCAACAAACCATTACAGGCTTGATAGCTGAGCATATTAAAAGCTTTAGCCAAGACGAGTAA
- a CDS encoding phospholipase effector Tle1 domain-containing protein encodes MTPKTLIFNFDGTGSEPRDAEQFSAAHFKEDASISNILKLHLLFGGALNSEPETPFPNQISFYYQGIGTQGSRFKRLFNQALAPRGDDVASILNRAINDFKSYYTVGDKVLLTGFSRGAALARRFAKCLEPLISDDVYLCVFDTVASIGFSKVTKATRGAEHVIFENYTLATNIKAALHCVALDEKRRAFEPTLINKAPHVEEIWFAGAHSDVGGGYYRDGLADICLRYAIEWLIEQTVALNLLTSADINYNTLLPQEHRNLIAQDDVTVTPDPLALSHQQNYFWFNPLFKLVDRECCVLIENEQSDHPPTIHHTVAHRINRLTSYRPESLKSLTYNVLYNDGNLLKFKGLCQHIALDKQNMTVLSIGQSKDVLVYGSEKYNHTGVMLEQGGTYRFTPYPDQIWYDDGISCGPGGWHRDNIQLGVKEIPMALLEPFRRLAHAQWFALIGAIDNNDEHLFEIAEGADIRIAKSGEFCPFANDLDRFYGANAGRIKLRVTRLG; translated from the coding sequence ATGACCCCTAAAACGCTGATTTTCAACTTTGATGGCACTGGCAGCGAACCCCGTGATGCAGAGCAATTTAGCGCAGCACATTTCAAAGAAGATGCCAGTATCTCTAACATACTTAAACTTCACTTATTATTTGGCGGCGCACTAAATAGTGAGCCAGAAACACCATTCCCTAATCAAATTAGTTTTTATTATCAAGGTATAGGCACACAAGGCAGTCGTTTTAAACGCCTTTTCAATCAAGCTTTAGCACCTAGAGGAGATGATGTTGCCAGTATCTTAAATCGCGCCATTAATGACTTTAAAAGCTATTACACTGTTGGCGATAAAGTACTGCTCACGGGGTTTAGTCGTGGCGCAGCGTTAGCACGGCGTTTTGCTAAATGCCTTGAGCCACTTATTAGTGATGATGTTTACTTATGTGTATTTGATACTGTTGCATCAATAGGGTTTTCTAAAGTTACAAAAGCAACCCGTGGCGCTGAGCATGTGATTTTTGAAAACTATACATTAGCGACAAATATTAAAGCCGCCCTTCATTGTGTTGCACTTGATGAAAAACGCAGAGCTTTTGAACCAACGCTTATTAATAAAGCGCCCCATGTTGAAGAAATTTGGTTTGCTGGTGCCCATTCCGATGTAGGCGGTGGTTACTATCGTGACGGTTTAGCCGACATTTGCCTACGATATGCAATTGAGTGGTTAATTGAACAAACAGTTGCACTAAACCTTTTAACCAGCGCAGACATCAACTACAACACGTTACTTCCACAAGAGCATCGAAACTTAATTGCACAAGACGATGTCACCGTTACGCCCGACCCACTAGCACTCAGTCATCAACAAAACTATTTTTGGTTCAATCCGTTATTCAAACTCGTTGATCGTGAATGTTGTGTACTTATTGAAAACGAACAAAGCGACCACCCGCCAACTATTCACCATACTGTCGCACATAGGATCAACCGCTTAACAAGCTATCGTCCTGAGTCACTTAAAAGCCTAACCTATAACGTACTTTATAACGATGGCAACCTGCTAAAATTTAAGGGGTTATGCCAACATATTGCGCTTGATAAGCAAAATATGACTGTGCTTAGTATTGGTCAAAGCAAGGATGTTTTAGTGTATGGTTCTGAAAAATACAATCACACGGGTGTTATGTTAGAGCAAGGTGGCACCTATCGTTTTACGCCTTACCCTGATCAAATTTGGTATGACGACGGTATTAGTTGCGGCCCAGGCGGCTGGCATCGCGATAATATACAACTGGGCGTGAAAGAAATTCCAATGGCATTACTCGAGCCATTTCGACGTTTAGCGCACGCACAATGGTTTGCACTCATTGGCGCAATTGATAACAACGATGAACACCTTTTCGAAATCGCAGAAGGTGCCGATATCCGTATAGCAAAATCAGGTGAGTTTTGCCCATTTGCAAACGATCTTGATCGCTTTTATGGGGCAAATGCTGGGCGTATAAAGCTGCGTGTTACTCGTCTTGGCTAA